A section of the Sceloporus undulatus isolate JIND9_A2432 ecotype Alabama chromosome 3, SceUnd_v1.1, whole genome shotgun sequence genome encodes:
- the RPS3 gene encoding 40S ribosomal protein S3, whose translation MAVQISKKRKFVADGIFKAELNEFLTRELAEDGYSGVEVRVTPTRTEIIILATRTQNVLGEKGRRIRELTAVVQKRFGFPEGSVELYAEKVATRGLCAIAQAESLRYKLLGGLAVRRACYGVLRFIMESGAKGCEVVVSGKLRGQRAKSMKFVDGLMIHSGDPVNYYVDTAVRHVLLRQGVLGIKVKIMLPWDPSGKIGPKKPLPDHVSIVEPKEEILPTTPISEQKGTKPEQPPMPQPVPTA comes from the exons ATGGCGGTCCAGATCTCCAAGAAGCGAAAG TTTGTGGCCGATGGTATCTTCAAAGCTGAGCTGAATGAATTCCTCACCCGTGAACTGGCTGAGGATGGCTACTCTGGGGTGGAGGTTCGAGTTACCCCAACCAGGACAGAAATCATCATCCTTGCTACCAG AACTCAGAATGTTCTAGGTGAGAAAGGGCGCCGCATCCGTGAGCTGACAGCCGTTGTGCAGAAGCGGTTTGGCTTTCCCGAAGGAAGCGTTGAG CTCTATGCCGAAAAGGTGGCCACGCGGGGGCTGTGTGCGATTGCCCAAGCTGAGTCCTTGCGTTACAAGCTTTTGGGAGGGCTCGCAGTGCGTAG GGCATGTTATGGCGTCCTTCGCTTCATTATGGAGAGTGGAGCCAAGGGCTGTGAAGTGGTGGTTTCTGGGAAGCTCCGAGGCCAGCGAGCCAAGTCCATGAAGTTTGTGGACGGCCTGATGATCCACAGTGGAGATCCTGTCAACTACTATGTCGATACTGCTGTGCGCCACGTCCTCCTCCGGCAGG GTGTGCTGGGGATTAAGGTGAAGATCATGTTGCCCTGGGATCCGAGTGGCAAGATTGGCCCCAAGAAGCCCTTGCCAGACCATGTCAGCATTGTGGAGCCAAAAGAAGAGATCCTGCCCACCACCCCCATCTCAGAACAGAAGGGCACAAAGCCAGAGCAGCCTCCCATGCCACAGCCGGTCCCCACCGCCTAA